In one window of Syngnathus scovelli strain Florida chromosome 22, RoL_Ssco_1.2, whole genome shotgun sequence DNA:
- the abcc9 gene encoding ATP-binding cassette sub-family C member 9 isoform X2, with product MGLSFCGKNESSYSVEKGVLNNWCFLDALNLVPHVFLLFITFPILFIGWGSQSSKVQIHHNTWLHFPGHNLRWILTFSLLFVHVCEFAEGVSDKMMDTTHLHLFMPAFMGFVAATTSVVYYHNIETSNFPKLLLVLFIYWVLAFITKSMKLWKFAKEKMDIHQLRVCITALLVLLYGLLMAVEVNVIRIRKYVFFANPQKVKPPEDLQDLGVRFLQPFVNLLSKATYWWMNPLIMGAHKRPIELKKIGKLPIAMRALTNYLQLKDAYEDQRTAENPERAPSIWRSMYRAFGRPILLSSTFRYLADLLGFAGPLCISGIVMNLTLEGDAGSTSDKKENHPMLFTELLQNTSVLAVLLFLALVLQRTFLQASYYVTIETGINLRGALLAMIYNKILRLSTSNMSMGEMTLGQINNLVAIETNQLMWFLFLCPNLWAMPVQIVMGVILLYYLLGWSALVGASVIVLLAPVQYLIATKLADMQKSTLEHSTDRLKKTSEILKGIKLLKLYAWENIFCDSVEETRGKELTSLKTFAFYTSMSIFMNAAIPIAAVLATFVMHYFITNTGPSPAEAFATLALFNILVTPLFLLSTVVRFAVKALISVQKLGEFLQSDEIGDDSWRNGEVSVPSEAAKKHRGGTKAINRKQPLRYQMDNYEQPSRRQMRPSETEDVAVKVSNGCFTWGSNLSTLSDINIRIPTGQLTMIVGQVGCGKSSLLLAMLGEMQSISGRIHWSNHLEAVEDEAGDHAASKNRYSVAYATQKSWLLNATVEDNITFGSPFNKQRYKAVIDACSLQLDIDLLPFGDQTEIGERGINLSGGQRQRICVARALYQNTNIVFLDDPFSALDIHLSDHLMQDGILKFLQDDKRTVVLVTHKLQYLIHADWIIAMKDGSVLREGTLKDIQTHDVELYDHWKTLMNRQDQELEKDIEQDSQTTLERKTLRRAFYSRETKNQMDDEDEEEEEEEEDEDNLSTTTNRRSKVPWKDCWCYLSSGGFFMVFLMMSSKLLKHSVIMAIDYWLAIWTSNRTNQTMVARSNGTCQVQAVNKSPADSEDSFYLTVFIVLCAAGIALCLITSLSVEFLGLSAATNLHHNLLNKIIHAPLRFFDITPLGQILNRFSADTNIIDQHIPPTLESLTRSSFLCLSAIGVISTITPYFIIALVPLAVAFYFIQKYFRVASKDLQDLDDSTQLPLLCHFSETAEGLTTIRAFRHEARFKQRMLELTDTNNTAYLFLSAANRWLEVRTDYLGAVIVLAAAGASIWGFRCGQPSGGLVGLALTYALTVTNYLNWVVRNLADLEVQMAAVNKVNSFLGTESENYEGSMDSSQMPETWPEHGEIKIQDLCVRYDPMLKPVLKHVNAYIQPGQKVGICGRTGSGKSSLSLAFFNMVDIFEGKIVIDGIDICKLPLQTLRSRLSIILQDPILFSGSIRFNLDPERTCNDERLWEALEIAQLKNMVKALPGGLDAVVTEGGENFSVGQRQLFCLARAFVRKSSILIMDEATASIDMATENILQKVVMTAFADRTVVTIAHRVHTILTADLVIVMKRGNILEYDKPETLLEQEDGMFASFVKADM from the exons ATGGGCTTGTCGTTTTGCGGCAAGAACGAGAGCAGCTACAGCGTGGAAAAGGGCGTGCTGAACAACTGGTGCTTCCTGGACGCCCTCAACCTGGTGCCTCACGTCTTCCTGCTCTTCATCACCTTCCCCATCCTCTTCATCG gaTGGGGCAGTCAGAGCTCCAAGGTGCAAATCCATCACAACACGTGGCTGCACTTCCCGGGACACAACCTGCGATGGATCCTCACCTTCTCGCTGCTCTTTGTTCACGTCTGCGAGTTTGCCGAGGGCGTGTCCGACAA GATGATGGACACCACCCACCTGCACCTCTTCATGCCAGCCTTCATGGGATTTGTGGCGGCCACCACGTCGGTGGTGTACTACCACAACATTGAGACCTCCAACTTCCCCAAACTTCTCCTGG TGCTATTCATCTACTGGGTGCTGGCCTTCATCACCAAATCCATGAAGCTGTGGAAGTTTGCCAAGGAAAAGATGGACATCCACCAGCTGAGAGTCTGCATCACGGCGCTGCTGGTGCTGCTCTACGGCCTGCTCATGGCCGTCGAGGTCAACGTGATCAGGATCAGG AAGTACGTCTTCTTCGCCAACCCTCAGAAGGTGAAGCCCCCCGAAGACTTGCAGGATCTGGGGGTCCGCTTCCTGCAGCCCTTCGTCAATTTGCTCTCAAAG GCGACCTATTGGTGGATGAACCCCCTGATCATGGGGGCCCACAAGAGACCCATCGAGCTGAAGAAGATCGGCAAACTGCCCATCGCCATGCGAGCTCTCACCAACTACCTGCAACTTAAAGACGCCTACGAGGACCAGAGG ACGGCCGAGAACCCGGAGCGGGCGCCGTCCatctggcgctccatgtatcggGCGTTCGGGCGACCCATCTTGCTCAGCAGCACCTTCCGCTACCTGGCCGACCTGCTGGGCTTCGCCGGCCCGCTCTGCATCTCGGGCATCGTCATGAACCTCACGCTGGAGGGAGACGCCGGCTCCACTTCCGACAAAAAG gagaACCACCCCATGCTGTTCACCGAGCTGCTCCAGAACACGTCGGTTCTCGCCGTCCTACTCTTCCTGGCGCTGGTGCTGCAGAGGACCTTCCTGCAGGCGTCCTACTACGTCACCATCGAAACCGGCATCAACCTGCGCGGAGCCCTGCTG GCCATGATTTACAACAAGATCCTGCGTCTGTCCACGTCGAACATGTCCATGGGCGAGATGACGCTAGGCCAGATCAACAACCTGGTTGCCATAGAGACCAATCAGCTGATGTGGTTTCTCTTCCTATGTCCCAATCTGTGGGCCATGCCTGTGCAG ATCGTGATGGGAGTCATTCTTCTTTACTACCTGCTTGGCTGGAGTGCCTTAGTGGGCGCGTCCGTCATCGTTCTTCTGGCTCCGGTTCAGTACCTCATTGCCACCAAGCTGGCCGACATGCAAAAGAGCACCCTG GAGCACTCCACCGACAGGCTGAAGAAGACCTCGGAGATCTTGAAGGGCATCAAGCTGCTGAAGCTCTACGCTTGGGAGAACATCTTCTGCGACAGCGTGGAGGAGACGCGAGGCAAAGAGCTGACCAGCCTCAAGACCTTTGCCTTCTACACTTCCATGTCCA TCTTCATGAACGCCGCCATTCCTATCGCCGCCGTCCTGGCG ACCTTCGTCATGCATTACTTCATCACCAACACGGGTCCGAGTCCCGCGGAGGCCTTTGCCACTCTGGCGCTCTTCAACATCCTGGTCACGCCGCTCTTCCTGCTGTCCACCGTCGTCCGCTTCGCCGTCAAGGCGCTCATCAG TGTCCAGAAGCTGGGCGAGTTCCTCCAAAGCGACGAGATCGGAGACGACAGCTGGAGGAACGGCGAGGTGTCCGTCCCATCCGAGGCGGCCAAGAAGCACCGCGGAGGG ACCAAAGCCATCAACAGGAAGCAGCCTCTCCGCTACCAGATGGACAACTACGAGCAGCCGTCCAGGCGGCAGATGAGACCCAGCGAGACGGAAGATGTGGCCGTCAAG GTGAGCAACGGATGCTTCACCTGGGGAAGCAACCTGTCCACGCTGAGCGACATCAACATCCGCATCCCGACAG GTCAGCTGACCATGATCGTGGGCCAGGTGGGCTGCGGGAAGTCGTCGCTGCTGCTCGCCATGCTGGGCGAGATGCAGAGCATCAGCGGCCGCATCCACTGGAGCAA CCACCTGGAAGCGGTGGAGGACGAGGCCGGTGACCACGCCGCAAG CAAGAACCGCTACTCGGTGGCCTACGCCACCCAGAAGTCGTGGCTGCTCAACGCCACGGTGGAGGACAACATCACCTTTGGGAGCCCCTTCAACAAGCAGAG GTACAAGGCGGTGATCGACGCCTGCtctctccagctggacatcgacCTGCTGCCCTTCGGAGACCAAACGGAAATCGGGGAACGG GGCATCAATCTGAGCGGCGGTCAGCGCCAGAGGATCTGCGTGGCTCGAGCGCTCTACCAGAACACCAACATCGTCTTCCTG GATGACCCCTTCTCCGCCCTGGACATCCACCTGAGCGACCACCTGATGCAGGACGGCATCCTCAAGTTCCTGCAGGACGACAAGCGGACCGTGGTTCTCGTCACGCACAAGCTGCAGTACCTCATCCACGCCGACTGG ATCATTGCTATGAAGGACGGCTCCGTGTTGAGGGAAGGAACTCTGAAGGACATCCAGACGCACGACGTGGAGCTCTACGACCACTGGAAGACGCTCATGAACCGGCAGGACCAGGAGCTGGAGAAG GACATTGAGCAGGACAGCCAAACCACCCTGGAGAGGAAGACTCTCCGCCGAGCTTTCTACTCCCGAGAGACCAAAAACCAGATGGACGACGAGGATGAAG aggaggaagaggaggaggaagatgaagacaacctgtccaccaccacaaacaGGAGATCCAAGGTCCCGTGGAAG GACTGCTGGTGTTACCTCTCCTCGGGTGGCTTCTTCATGGTCTTCCTCATGATGTCCTCCAAGCTCCTCAAACACTCGGTCATCATGGCCATCGACTACTGGTTGGCCATCTGGACCTCCAACCGCACCAACCAGACCATGGTGGCGAGATCCAACGGGACGTGCCAGGTCCAAGCGGTCAACAAAAGCCCCGCCGACTCAGAG GACTCGTTCTACCTGACGGTGTTCATAGTTCTTTGCGCGGCCGGGATCGCGCTGTGCCTCATCACCTCGCTCAGCGTGGAGTTCTTGGGGCTCTCTGCGGCCACCAACCTTCACCACAACCTGCTCAACAAGATCATCCACGCTCCTCTCAG GTTTTTTGACATCACCCCCCTGGGGCAGATCCTCAACAGGTTCTCAGCTGACACAAACATCATCGACCAG CACATTCCTCCTACCCTGGAATCCTTGACGCGCTCCAGCTTCCTTTGCTTGTCCGCCATCGGTGTCATTTCCACCATCACGCCTTACTTCATCATCGCCCTGGTGCCCCTGGCCGTGGCcttctacttcatccagaagtactTCCGGGTGGCCTCCAA AGATCTTCAGGACCTTGACGACTCCACGCAACTTCCCCTGCTGTGTCATTTCTCCGAGACGGCTGAAGGTCTCACCACCATCAGAGCCTTTAG ACACGAGGCCCGCTTCAAGCAACGCATGCTGGAGCTGACCGACACCAACAACACGGCGTACCTCTTCCTCTCGGCCGCCAACCGCTGGCTGGAGGTCCGCACG GACTACCTCGGAGCCGTGATCGTGCTGGCCGCGGCCGGCGCGTCCATCTGGGGTTTCCGTTGCGGCCAACCGTCCGGAGGTCTGGTGGGCTTGGCTCTCACGTACGCCCTGACG GTCACCAACTACTTGAATTGGGTGGTGAGGAACCTGGCCGACTTGGAGGTGCAGATGGCGGCCGTCAACAAAGTCAACAGCTTCCTCGGTACCGAGTCTGAGAACTACGAGGGATCCATGG ATTCTTCTCAGATGCCGGAGACGTGGCCCGAGCACGGAGAAATCAAGATCCAAGACCTGTGCGTGCGCTACGACCCCATGCTCAAACCCGTGCTCAAGCACGTCAACGCTTACATCCAGCCGGGTCAGAAG GTGGGAATCTGCGGCCGCACTGGAAGCGGCAAGTCCTCGCTCTCCTTGGCCTTCTTCAACATGGTGGACATCTTTGAAG gaAAGATCGTCATCGACGGGATCGACATCTGCAAACTTCCCTTGCAGACGCTGCGGTCTCGGCTGTCCATCATCCTGCAGGACCCCATTTTGTTTAGTGGCTCCataag gttcaatcTGGATCCGGAGCGGACGTGCAACGACGAGCGCCTGTGGGAGGCCTTGGAGATCGCGCAGCTGAAGAACATGGTCAAGGCGCTACCGGGAGGACTCG ATGCCGTGGTGACAGAGGGCGGCGAGAACTTTAGCGTGGGGCAGCGGCAGCTCTTCTGCTTGGCTCGGGCATTTGTGAGGAAGAGCAGCATTCTCATCATGGACGAGGCCACCGCCTCCATCGACATGGCaacg GAGAACATCTTACAGAAAGTTGTGATGACGGCGTTTGCCGACCGCACCGTTGTGACCATCGCA CACCGCGTGCACACCATCCTGACGGCCGACCTGGTGATCGTCATGAAGCGCGGGAACATCCTGGAGTACGACAAGCCCGAGACGCTTCTGGAGCAGGAGGACGGCATGTTTGCCTCCTTCGTCAAGGCTGACATGTAG